A stretch of the Sphingobacterium thalpophilum genome encodes the following:
- a CDS encoding RNA polymerase sigma factor, which translates to MQKEEILFKTHYNGLCHFAWKLVGDLAVAEDLVQDSFIAYFKNTGQVSDNEIAIKNYLYSSVRFACYNHIRHEKVRQRYWNVVGFTEEDNTALELNMIHSEIIQEIYRIIEEMPLACQQVFRLGYLEGLSNLEITKELQISINTVKTQKQRGMKMLLKRLNPEFIPLMIFLLKKI; encoded by the coding sequence ATGCAGAAAGAAGAGATATTATTCAAAACACACTATAATGGGCTGTGCCACTTTGCTTGGAAACTAGTCGGTGATTTAGCGGTAGCAGAAGATCTTGTGCAAGATTCTTTTATCGCCTATTTTAAAAATACTGGCCAAGTTAGCGATAATGAGATTGCGATTAAAAATTACTTGTATAGCTCTGTCCGTTTTGCCTGCTATAACCATATCCGTCACGAAAAAGTACGACAAAGATACTGGAATGTCGTTGGGTTTACTGAAGAGGATAATACAGCACTTGAATTGAATATGATTCATAGTGAGATTATTCAGGAAATATATAGAATTATTGAAGAAATGCCTCTTGCTTGCCAGCAAGTTTTTCGATTGGGCTATCTTGAGGGATTGTCTAATCTGGAGATTACCAAGGAATTACAGATTAGTATCAATACAGTGAAAACACAAAAGCAGCGAGGTATGAAAATGCTGTTAAAACGTCTAAATCCTGAATTTATACCTCTTATGATATTTTTGTTAAAAAAAATTTAA